From the genome of Hathewaya histolytica, one region includes:
- the pyrB gene encoding aspartate carbamoyltransferase, which yields MLKGRHLIDPMDFTVEELNEILDFAQRIIEDPEKYAHICDGKILATLFYEPSTRTRLSFEAAMLRLGGKVLGFSEAKSSSAAKGESVADTIRTIECYADIAAMRHPKEGAPKIASMHSQMPVINAGDGGHQHPTQTLTDLLTIRSLKGELSNLTIGLCGDLKFGRTVHSLIKAMSRYKNNKFILISPKELRIPDYIREEVLKKNNLEFKEVERIEDVIEEVDILYMTRVQRERFFNEEEYIRLKDCYVLDVAKMKDAKKNMIVMHPLPRVNEISQEVDKDSRAAYFKQAKYGMFVRMALIAKLLGVDK from the coding sequence TAAATGAAATTTTAGATTTTGCACAAAGAATTATTGAAGATCCAGAAAAATATGCTCACATCTGTGATGGTAAAATATTAGCCACTCTTTTTTATGAGCCAAGCACAAGAACTAGATTAAGCTTTGAAGCTGCTATGCTAAGACTTGGTGGTAAAGTATTAGGATTCTCAGAGGCTAAATCTAGCTCAGCTGCAAAGGGTGAAAGTGTTGCAGACACTATAAGAACCATTGAATGCTATGCAGACATAGCAGCTATGAGACATCCAAAAGAGGGCGCACCTAAAATCGCATCTATGCATTCACAAATGCCAGTTATCAATGCTGGAGACGGTGGACATCAACATCCAACTCAAACATTAACAGATTTACTTACTATACGCTCTTTAAAAGGAGAACTTTCAAATTTAACTATAGGTTTATGTGGAGATTTAAAATTTGGAAGAACTGTACATTCACTAATTAAAGCCATGTCAAGATATAAAAATAATAAATTCATACTTATTTCACCAAAAGAGTTAAGAATACCAGATTATATTAGGGAAGAAGTTCTTAAGAAGAATAATCTAGAATTTAAAGAAGTTGAAAGAATAGAAGATGTTATAGAGGAAGTAGACATACTATACATGACTAGGGTACAACGAGAGAGATTCTTTAATGAAGAAGAGTACATAAGATTAAAAGATTGTTACGTACTAGATGTAGCCAAAATGAAAGATGCAAAGAAGAATATGATAGTTATGCATCCATTACCAAGAGTAAATGAAATTTCACAGGAAGTAGATAAGGATTCTAGGGCAGCATATTTTAAACAAGCTAAGTATGGTATGTTTGTTAGAATGGCTTTAATTGCAAAACTTTTGGGGGTGGATAAATAA
- a CDS encoding aspartate carbamoyltransferase regulatory subunit encodes MLAINPIKRGIVIDHIKAGLGMKIFYYLGLDKVEFPVALIMNVHSGKNVRKDIIKIENRLDVDLAALGFIDPGITIDLIEDEKVVEKVKPQLPNEIENVIKCNNPRCITSVEQEISHKFYLVDRENGTYRCEYCDEVYKL; translated from the coding sequence ATGTTAGCTATAAATCCAATTAAAAGAGGAATAGTAATTGACCATATAAAAGCAGGACTAGGTATGAAAATATTTTATTATCTAGGCCTTGATAAGGTAGAGTTTCCGGTAGCCTTAATTATGAATGTGCATAGTGGAAAAAATGTTAGGAAAGACATTATAAAAATAGAAAATAGGTTAGATGTAGATTTAGCTGCTCTAGGCTTTATAGACCCAGGTATTACTATTGACTTAATTGAGGATGAAAAAGTTGTAGAGAAAGTAAAGCCTCAGTTACCAAATGAAATTGAGAATGTAATTAAGTGCAATAATCCAAGATGTATAACTTCTGTAGAACAAGAAATATCTCATAAGTTTTATTTAGTAGATAGAGAAAATGGAACCTATAGATGTGAATATTGCGATGAGGTATACAAGCTTTAA